TTCCTACCGTGACACCGAGCTTATCTGCAAGCCAACGGTGAGTGGGTAGTTTACTGTTTGCTTTGAGAGCGCCATCTTCGATCATTGTGGCGATCTGATCAGCGATCTGTTTGTAGATCGGCGCTGGATCTTGCTTGAATACTGTAATCGTCTCGATTGTCATGGTGACAATAAACCCTTTGCGTCTGCTGTATGGCTTTGTTAGGGTTATTTTGTGCTCGAATTAACAATAAATCAACGTATTTATGGAAATTGTATCGATACAATTTTTATCATAGAGGGAGAAAAGGGATGGATTGGTCATTTTTGCTATCAGTGGCATTGTTTGCCGTGGTCATGACGGGGACACCGGGTCCTAACAATGTCATGTTAACTGCGTCGGGTGCTAACTTTGGCTATGTTAGATCGATCCCGCACTTTGTTGGGATTGGTCTCGGTCTGATCAGCTTGATCTTATTGAATGGCGCAGGTCTCGGCGTGATCTTCCAGACTTACCCGATGGTTCAGGAAGTTCTTAAATGGCTGGGTAGCGCGTATTTGCTGTATTTGGCTTGGCGAATTCTGACCGCAGGGATCAATAAGGGAGAATCTGATAGTAAAGCCAAACCTATGACCTGCTTTGAAGCCATGACATTTCAATACTTGAATCCAAAAGCTTGGGTGATGTCGGTAACCGCCGTGAGTTCATTTGCATTGAGCGGTGACTACTATTGGTGGTCGCTGGTGGGGATCTCGGTGATCTTTTTGCTTGTTCAGATACAAACGTCGTCGGTATGGGTGGGGTTTGGCACCTTTATCCGCCGCTGGCTGGCAACACCTACTGCATGGCGCCGCTTTAACTCCAGTATGGCGCTGCTTACTGCATCATGTGTGGTGTTTATTTGGTAGCGAGTTCGCTGACTGGCTTGGAGAAAATAAGCCCGAGGTGCTCAGCGCCAAGTTGGCGACAGTAGCCGAGTACAAGTGCCTCATCCTGTTTGGGGCTGAGCGTTAACGCATTAATGCAATCAACAAGGTCGGATTGCTGTTGCTTCTCAAGGCTGAGTTCAAACTCAAGTGCTTCACGATATAAACTATCAACCACACTGTGCTTGAGCTGACGGCGAATATCGCGAAATTGATGTAGCAGTTTTTCAGTGCGACCGAGGCAGGATTGGACGTGATGCCAATCCTCGGCGTTGAAGCGAAGTGCCTGTTCGTCTAGGCACTTCAGTAGCAACAGCAAATTGACGTTGCCGTGGTAGTGATTTTGCAGATTTAAGCACGCCTCTTTTACCTCTCGCACCCCGTAGTACTGCAGGCTGAACTGCCATAGGTGCTCTAGAGTGAGATTTGAAGATGCGTGCTCGCGGGTCATGATTGATTGAATTCCTGTTCCATCTGCTCAAGAACTTCTTGCTGCACCATCCAGTCCATTTCGACTTCTTCAAGTTCGGATTTGCTGGAGGCTTGTTTGGCAAGTACTTCATTAAGTTTAGCTTTATTTTCCGCATCATACAGAGAAGTATCAGACAATTGCTCCTCTGCCTCAGCGATGAGGGCGGATAACTTATCCATTTTTTCCTCAAGCTTTGTCAGTGTTTTGCGAATTGGCGCGGTTTGCTTACGAAACTCGGCGTCTTTGCGTTTTTGCTCTTTCTTAGCGGCTGCACTGTTATTTGAGGCTTTATCTGGCTCATTGGCTTGAGCCTCTTTACGCTCAATTTTTTGCTGCTCTGTCAGCCACTTATAGTAGTCAACGAGGTCGCCATTAAATGGCGCTACCTGACGATCGTGGACTAGGTATAGGTCATCGGTGGTCGCGCGCAGTAAGTAGCGATCGTGGCTGACGATGACCATGGCACCTTCAAAGGTTTGCAGAGCCAGTGTTAGTGCTTGGCGCATATCCAGATCAAGGTGGTTGGTCGGTTCATCGAGTAGTAATAGGTTTGGTTTTTCCCATACAACAAGCGCTAATACCAGTCTGGCTTTTTCACCACCGGAGAACGGCGCGACTTTTTCAAGCGCTTTGTCACCTTGGAAACCAAAGCTTCCCAAGTAATCACGAAGCTGCTGCTCGGTGTGCTGCGGCGCGATCTGCATCATATGTTGCAGCGGCGTCTCTTCTGGGTGCAGGGTTTCCAGTTGGTGCTGAGCAAAGTAACCAATTTTAACGCCTTGAGAGTAATTAAGATCGCCCTCTTTAGCGCCAAGCTCGCCTGACAGCAGTTTGATCAGCGTGGATTTACCTGCGCCATTACGACCTAAAAGACCAATTCGGCTACCTGGAACCAGGTTTAGACGGATCTTTTCAAGAATGATGTTGTCATCGTAACCCGCCGAAACCTCATCCATCATGATGATTGGATTTGGCAGTGCCGCAGGCTCTCTGAATTCGAAGCTAAATGGATTATCAAACTGAGCTGGCAGCACTTTTTCCATGCGTTCCAGCGCTTTGATACGGCTTTGCGCTTGGCGTGCTTTCGATGCTTTATAGCGGAAGCGGTCAATGTACTTCTGCATATGCGACATCTGCTTTTGCTGCTTCTGGTATTGAGCTTGTTGCAAGATGAGTTTTTGCGCGCGCTGTTCTTCAAACGAGGAGTAGTTGCCCGTGTACTCGTTTAGCAGTTGATTCTCGATATGGATAATGCGGCCAACGATTGGATCGAGAAAATCTCGGTCGTGCGAGATCAAGACAAGTGTACCTGGGTAGCTTTGTAGCCAGCGTTCAAGCCACATTACGGCATCTAAGTCCAAGTGGTTGGTTGGTTCGTCGAGCAGCAGTAGATCTGAGCGGCACAATAGCGCCTGCGCTAGGTTAAGGCGCATACGCCAACCACCCGAGAATTGAGTCAGATTCCAGGTCATCTGCTCTTGGCTAAAACCCAGACCGTCGAGAAGCTCTGCGGCGCGAGCACGGATGCTGTAACCGCCAATGACTTCGATTTTGCCATGCAGTTCAGCAACCAGAGTACCGTTGTCTTGTTGCTCTGCGTCAACAAGCTTTTGTTCAAGTGCGCGATACTCTCGATCGCCATCAATCACGTATTCAATAGCGGTGCGCTCTAGTGCTGGGGTTTCCTGTGCGACCCAAGCGAGCTCCCAATGGGATGGCTGACTAAATGAGCCTGCATCAATGGAGAGTTCGTCTTTGAGCAGCGCAAACAGGGTGGATTTACCACAACCGTTTTTGCCGACTAGACCCACTTTGTCACCAGGGTGAATGGTGGCAGAGGCTTGGTCGAGCAGTGGTTTACCGCCGCGAAGCAATTGAATATCAGAGAAGGTGATCATAAGGAAACAACTAGCTAGTGATTGAAATTTCGACCCACGAATACTATGAGGAAAGCAGCGAAATGTCGATCATTATCCCTTGGGAGAAGGCATAAATAGCAAGGCAATCAGGGGCAAACTAACCTGCACGAACGATGAAGTTTGGTATATGATGGAACAAACTGATAACAAAAACAGAATGATTTCAATAACAATCATCACTGTCTACCCTTAAAGATTAGGGTAAAGAAGAGTGACTGACTCTCGCTGTTGTTAGAGAGCAGTTTACGAAGTCGTAAGTATGGAGATGGTTTTCAAGGAATGACGTCAGAATTACAACACTTAAACCAATCCCCAAAAGTTCTGGTGATCTATGCGCACCCAGAGCCACAAAACTCTATCGCCAATCAGGTGATGCTCAAGAAAATCCAATCATTGGATAACGTCACCTTGCGTGATTTGTATGCCCTGTATCCTGATTTCTTTATTGACGTCAATGCTGAGCATCAGATGCTACTTGAACACGATGTGATTGTGTTTCAGCACCCACTTTATATGTATTCCTGCCCATCGCTGCTCAAAGAGTGGATTGACCGAGTGCTGGGCAAAGGCTTTGCGTTTGGTGATGATTGTGCCTTGGAAGGCAAATATTGGCGCAGCGTGATTACCACAGGCGGTAAAGAATCGGCCTTTAGCCAGTCTGGCTATAACAAGTACCCACTTGAGCAGATATTGCAGCCGTTTGAGCTCAGTGCAGCCTTGTGCAAAATGCACTGGATGGAGCCTTTGGTTCTCTACTGGTCACGCCGTGTGGATGATATGGATCGCTATCAGCATGCCGAGCTCTACAGGCAGTGGTTGATGCATCCCTTTGATGAGTCATTGATGATGTCGTCGCTT
The Vibrio sp. CB1-14 DNA segment above includes these coding regions:
- a CDS encoding TIGR02444 family protein, with protein sequence MTREHASSNLTLEHLWQFSLQYYGVREVKEACLNLQNHYHGNVNLLLLLKCLDEQALRFNAEDWHHVQSCLGRTEKLLHQFRDIRRQLKHSVVDSLYREALEFELSLEKQQQSDLVDCINALTLSPKQDEALVLGYCRQLGAEHLGLIFSKPVSELATK
- a CDS encoding ABC transporter ATP-binding protein, which encodes MITFSDIQLLRGGKPLLDQASATIHPGDKVGLVGKNGCGKSTLFALLKDELSIDAGSFSQPSHWELAWVAQETPALERTAIEYVIDGDREYRALEQKLVDAEQQDNGTLVAELHGKIEVIGGYSIRARAAELLDGLGFSQEQMTWNLTQFSGGWRMRLNLAQALLCRSDLLLLDEPTNHLDLDAVMWLERWLQSYPGTLVLISHDRDFLDPIVGRIIHIENQLLNEYTGNYSSFEEQRAQKLILQQAQYQKQQKQMSHMQKYIDRFRYKASKARQAQSRIKALERMEKVLPAQFDNPFSFEFREPAALPNPIIMMDEVSAGYDDNIILEKIRLNLVPGSRIGLLGRNGAGKSTLIKLLSGELGAKEGDLNYSQGVKIGYFAQHQLETLHPEETPLQHMMQIAPQHTEQQLRDYLGSFGFQGDKALEKVAPFSGGEKARLVLALVVWEKPNLLLLDEPTNHLDLDMRQALTLALQTFEGAMVIVSHDRYLLRATTDDLYLVHDRQVAPFNGDLVDYYKWLTEQQKIERKEAQANEPDKASNNSAAAKKEQKRKDAEFRKQTAPIRKTLTKLEEKMDKLSALIAEAEEQLSDTSLYDAENKAKLNEVLAKQASSKSELEEVEMDWMVQQEVLEQMEQEFNQS
- the kefG gene encoding glutathione-regulated potassium-efflux system ancillary protein KefG; this encodes MTSELQHLNQSPKVLVIYAHPEPQNSIANQVMLKKIQSLDNVTLRDLYALYPDFFIDVNAEHQMLLEHDVIVFQHPLYMYSCPSLLKEWIDRVLGKGFAFGDDCALEGKYWRSVITTGGKESAFSQSGYNKYPLEQILQPFELSAALCKMHWMEPLVLYWSRRVDDMDRYQHAELYRQWLMHPFDESLMMSSLTAKGAADGNGE
- a CDS encoding LysE family translocator, with translation MDWSFLLSVALFAVVMTGTPGPNNVMLTASGANFGYVRSIPHFVGIGLGLISLILLNGAGLGVIFQTYPMVQEVLKWLGSAYLLYLAWRILTAGINKGESDSKAKPMTCFEAMTFQYLNPKAWVMSVTAVSSFALSGDYYWWSLVGISVIFLLVQIQTSSVWVGFGTFIRRWLATPTAWRRFNSSMALLTASCVVFIW